The Nocardioides sp. S5 genome includes a window with the following:
- a CDS encoding cation acetate symporter — MNADVVPGVVAVILVTVATLAIGTWGLRISRTTSDFLVASRTVRPRLNASAIGGEYLSAASFLGVAGLLLTFGAEMLWYPVGWTAGYLVLLVLVAAPLRRSGAYTLPDFAEARLGSRGVRKLCSVLVVGIGWLYLLPQFQGAGVTLRSTIGAPPWAGSLVVALVVLASVSPGGMRSITFVQAFQFWLKLTALLVPIFVLLAVWAADGAPDPTTTAASSWSTPLASGGGVGLYTTYSLIVATFLGTMGLPHVVVRFYTNPDGRAARRTTLAVLVLLGVFYVLPPLYAALGRIYAPDLIDGRSDVLVLELPSLMVGGLLGAVLTGLVTAGAFAAFLSTSSGLTIAVAGVLSQDVTGRRWGSYRLGGVASFRVAAAIAVVVPLLLSLPAQDVAVARTVGLAFAVTASTFAPLLMLGIWWRGLTPAGAVAGLLVGGLGSGAAVAWTLATSTSTGWTAALLGQPAAWSVPASLATMVVVSRLTRASVPAHAGRFMVRLHTPEAVDLQR; from the coding sequence GTGAACGCCGACGTGGTCCCCGGCGTCGTCGCGGTCATCCTGGTCACGGTCGCGACGCTCGCCATCGGCACGTGGGGTCTGCGGATCTCGCGCACCACGAGCGACTTCCTCGTCGCCTCGCGCACGGTGCGGCCGCGGCTCAACGCGAGCGCGATCGGTGGGGAGTACCTCTCCGCGGCGTCCTTCCTCGGCGTCGCCGGCCTGCTGCTGACCTTCGGCGCGGAGATGCTCTGGTATCCGGTCGGCTGGACCGCGGGATACCTCGTCCTGCTGGTGCTCGTCGCCGCCCCGCTGCGGCGCTCGGGGGCGTACACCCTGCCGGACTTCGCCGAGGCTCGACTGGGGTCGCGGGGGGTGCGCAAGCTCTGCTCGGTGCTGGTCGTCGGCATCGGCTGGCTCTACCTCCTGCCGCAGTTCCAGGGCGCCGGCGTGACGCTGCGCTCGACGATCGGGGCGCCGCCGTGGGCGGGGTCGCTGGTCGTCGCGCTGGTGGTGCTGGCGTCGGTGAGCCCGGGCGGGATGCGCTCGATCACCTTCGTGCAGGCCTTCCAGTTCTGGCTCAAGCTGACCGCGCTGCTCGTCCCGATCTTCGTGCTGCTGGCGGTCTGGGCGGCCGACGGGGCCCCCGACCCAACCACCACCGCGGCCTCGTCGTGGTCGACCCCGCTGGCCTCGGGCGGCGGCGTCGGGCTCTACACGACGTACTCCCTCATCGTCGCGACCTTCCTCGGCACGATGGGCCTGCCGCACGTGGTCGTGCGGTTCTACACCAACCCCGACGGCCGGGCGGCTCGTCGTACGACGCTCGCGGTGCTGGTGCTGCTGGGCGTCTTCTACGTCCTGCCCCCGCTGTACGCCGCCCTAGGCCGGATCTACGCCCCCGACCTGATCGACGGACGGTCCGACGTGCTCGTGCTCGAGCTGCCGTCGCTGATGGTGGGCGGACTGCTGGGCGCCGTGCTGACCGGGCTGGTCACCGCGGGAGCCTTCGCGGCCTTCCTGTCGACCAGCTCGGGCCTGACGATCGCGGTCGCGGGCGTGCTGTCGCAGGACGTGACCGGGCGGCGGTGGGGGTCCTACCGCCTCGGCGGCGTCGCGTCCTTCCGCGTCGCCGCAGCCATCGCGGTGGTCGTGCCGCTGCTTCTCTCCTTGCCTGCGCAGGATGTCGCGGTCGCCCGGACCGTGGGCCTGGCCTTCGCCGTGACCGCGTCGACCTTCGCGCCGCTCCTGATGCTGGGGATCTGGTGGCGCGGCCTGACGCCGGCCGGTGCAGTCGCTGGACTCCTGGTCGGTGGGCTGGGATCCGGGGCCGCCGTGGCTTGGACGCTGGCGACCTCGACCTCCACCGGCTGGACCGCCGCCCTGCTCGGGCAGCCGGCCGCCTGGTCGGTGCCGGCGTCCCTCGCCACGATGGTCGTGGTGTCTCGGCTGACCCGGGCGTCGGTGCCCGCGCACGCCGGACGTTTCATGGTGCGCCTGCACACGCCCGAGGCAGTCGACCTCCAGCGCTGA
- a CDS encoding LytTR family DNA-binding domain-containing protein, translated as MTGLKVLVIDDERPALDELTFLLGRDPRIGEVRGTDSATEALRVLQAEEVDAVFLDIQMPGLTGLDLAQVLSRFRSPPPVVFVTAHEEHAVAAFELRAVDYVLKPVREERLAEAVRRVVEAGAPVPSGDVQIPVERGGVTRFINRSEITHVEAQGDYARLHTAEGSHLVRTPLSSLAEQWAPAGFVRIHRSVLVALPHVEEVRSEGGRVSVVIGGIELPVSRRHTRELRSVLTKREPLA; from the coding sequence ATGACAGGTCTGAAGGTCCTCGTCATAGACGACGAGCGCCCTGCCCTCGACGAGCTGACCTTCCTGCTCGGCCGCGACCCGCGCATCGGCGAGGTCCGCGGCACCGACTCCGCCACCGAGGCGCTGCGGGTGCTGCAGGCCGAGGAGGTCGACGCGGTCTTCCTCGACATCCAGATGCCAGGCCTGACCGGGCTCGACCTGGCCCAGGTGCTGTCGCGCTTCAGGTCGCCGCCGCCGGTGGTCTTCGTGACCGCCCACGAGGAGCACGCGGTCGCGGCCTTCGAGCTGCGCGCGGTCGACTACGTCCTCAAGCCGGTGCGCGAGGAGCGCCTCGCCGAGGCCGTACGCCGCGTGGTGGAGGCCGGCGCACCGGTGCCGTCCGGCGACGTGCAGATCCCCGTCGAGCGCGGGGGCGTCACCCGCTTCATCAACCGTTCCGAGATCACCCACGTCGAGGCGCAGGGCGACTACGCCCGGCTGCACACCGCCGAGGGCTCGCACCTGGTGCGCACCCCGCTGTCGTCGCTCGCCGAGCAGTGGGCACCCGCCGGGTTCGTGCGGATCCACCGCTCGGTGCTGGTCGCGCTCCCCCATGTCGAGGAGGTGCGCAGCGAGGGCGGGCGCGTCAGCGTGGTGATCGGCGGGATCGAGCTGCCGGTGAGCCGTCGCCACACCCGCGAGCTGCGATCCGTCCTGACGAAGCGGGAGCCGCTCGCGTGA
- a CDS encoding histidine kinase, which yields MARWRWRRTSLGGEADRAAFRALHNASLASPALREGLTTASAEKSVGHLRALLGTPAAGLGDTSGLLAWDGLGGHHRSQLAATISQVAETGRTMIVDERTLVCDDGGCQVRQAIVSPLVVEDTLVGALVVGAPHTTGGLVRAADEVASWVSGQLELAELDLSRNRLMEAEVRALRAQISPHFIYNSLGAIASFVRTDPDRARELLLEFADFTRYSFRRHGEYTTLAEELRSVERYLLLEQARFGERLQVRLKIAPEVLPVAVPFLCIQPLVENAVRHGLEASADKEDGVGRLSITARDLDQECVIEVEDDGTGEDPERVRQALAGDASMDSVGLGNVDARLRNAYGDDYGLVVETAPGAGTKVIVRVPKFAPGVQV from the coding sequence GTGGCGAGGTGGAGGTGGCGGCGTACGTCGCTGGGCGGCGAGGCCGACCGCGCAGCCTTCCGCGCCCTCCACAACGCCTCCCTCGCCAGTCCCGCGCTGCGGGAGGGCCTGACCACCGCCAGCGCGGAGAAGTCGGTCGGCCACCTGCGGGCGCTGCTCGGCACCCCGGCGGCCGGGCTCGGCGACACCAGCGGGCTGCTGGCGTGGGACGGCCTCGGCGGCCACCACCGCAGCCAGCTGGCCGCCACGATCAGCCAGGTCGCGGAGACCGGGCGCACGATGATCGTCGACGAGCGCACGCTCGTGTGCGACGACGGCGGCTGCCAGGTGCGGCAGGCGATCGTGAGCCCACTGGTCGTCGAGGACACCCTCGTCGGCGCGCTCGTGGTCGGCGCCCCGCACACCACCGGCGGCCTCGTGCGCGCGGCCGACGAGGTGGCGTCGTGGGTGAGCGGCCAGCTCGAGCTGGCCGAGCTCGACCTCTCGCGCAACCGGCTGATGGAGGCCGAGGTGCGCGCGCTGCGGGCGCAGATCAGCCCGCACTTCATCTACAACTCGCTCGGCGCGATCGCCAGCTTCGTGCGTACGGACCCCGACCGCGCGCGCGAGCTGCTGCTGGAGTTCGCCGACTTCACCCGCTACTCCTTCCGCCGCCACGGGGAGTACACGACGCTCGCCGAGGAGCTGCGCTCCGTCGAGCGCTACCTCCTCCTCGAGCAGGCCCGCTTCGGCGAGCGGCTCCAGGTGCGGCTCAAGATCGCGCCGGAGGTGCTGCCGGTGGCGGTGCCCTTCCTGTGCATCCAGCCGCTGGTGGAGAACGCCGTACGCCACGGGCTGGAGGCCAGCGCCGACAAGGAGGACGGCGTCGGCCGGCTCTCCATCACCGCGCGCGACCTCGACCAGGAGTGCGTCATCGAGGTGGAGGACGACGGCACCGGCGAGGACCCCGAACGGGTACGGCAGGCGTTGGCCGGTGACGCCTCGATGGACTCGGTCGGGCTGGGCAATGTGGATGCGAGGCTGCGCAACGCCTACGGCGACGACTACGGTCTGGTCGTCGAGACCGCACCCGGCGCCGGCACGAAGGTCATCGTGCGGGTGCCCAAGTTCGCCCCGGGAGTCCAGGTATGA
- a CDS encoding calcium-binding protein: MRTTTLASAGLLGLALLTPAYSATAAPHTCRGAAATIVGQPGTRVVGTEGPDVIVTNGGLSVDALGGDDLVCVTFDTGLPFVAVDVRAGAGDDVVDGTGSSSRVAAELGEGADRFEAGAAGSSVFGAHRNDSPADTEKDVIIGGAGSDSVTSGVTGEPNPDVIGLGAGDDGLTYAGTTAPGGSIDGGAGQDLFTPLTGRLGAKVIDNAAGTLTVDQQVVATWAGLENFQTGTINGAPLRFVGTAADEEVVAAVSGPIHATFGAGDDSLVIDEAPRAGSSIAGGDGRDDVYVSTDSGLLDLDLRHGRRGRLTTDADDPYTVMVAGFEDATLHARRVVVAGTDGGNELQFSACDATLRGRKGADTVMRNYDTWFERVFCPRFMKARINGGRGHDDLQGTRGRDVIRGGPGNDVLDGLEGADRLYGGDGRDEMRGRDGTDQLFGGQGRDSAFGGPGRDTCRAEVRRSCER; this comes from the coding sequence ATGCGTACGACCACCTTGGCCTCCGCCGGACTGCTCGGTCTGGCCCTGCTCACGCCCGCGTACTCCGCGACCGCAGCACCCCACACCTGCCGCGGTGCGGCAGCCACGATCGTCGGTCAGCCGGGCACCCGCGTCGTCGGCACCGAGGGGCCTGACGTCATCGTCACCAACGGGGGCCTGTCGGTCGACGCCCTCGGTGGTGACGACCTGGTGTGCGTCACCTTCGACACTGGGCTCCCCTTCGTGGCCGTCGACGTGCGGGCGGGCGCCGGCGACGACGTGGTCGACGGCACCGGCTCGAGCAGCCGGGTCGCCGCCGAGCTGGGCGAGGGTGCCGACCGCTTCGAGGCAGGTGCGGCCGGCAGCTCGGTCTTCGGGGCCCATCGGAACGACTCACCCGCGGACACCGAGAAGGACGTCATCATCGGTGGCGCGGGGTCGGACTCGGTCACCAGCGGGGTGACCGGTGAGCCCAACCCCGACGTCATCGGCCTCGGCGCCGGCGACGACGGCCTCACCTACGCAGGGACCACGGCGCCCGGGGGATCGATCGACGGCGGAGCCGGCCAGGACCTGTTCACCCCCTTGACGGGGCGACTCGGCGCCAAGGTGATCGACAACGCGGCCGGGACCCTCACCGTCGACCAGCAGGTCGTGGCGACCTGGGCCGGTCTCGAGAACTTCCAGACCGGGACCATCAACGGTGCCCCCCTCCGGTTCGTCGGCACCGCGGCCGACGAGGAGGTCGTCGCCGCGGTCTCCGGACCGATCCACGCGACCTTCGGCGCCGGCGACGACAGCCTCGTGATCGACGAGGCACCACGTGCCGGCAGCTCCATCGCCGGTGGGGACGGCCGCGACGACGTCTACGTCAGCACCGACTCGGGCCTCCTGGACCTCGACCTCCGGCACGGCCGGCGCGGCCGGCTGACGACCGACGCCGACGACCCGTACACGGTCATGGTCGCCGGCTTCGAGGACGCGACGCTGCACGCGCGCCGGGTCGTCGTCGCAGGTACTGACGGAGGCAACGAGCTCCAGTTCTCCGCCTGCGACGCCACGCTCCGCGGCCGCAAGGGCGCCGACACGGTGATGCGGAACTACGACACCTGGTTCGAGAGGGTCTTCTGTCCTCGGTTCATGAAGGCGCGCATCAACGGCGGACGAGGCCACGACGACCTGCAGGGAACGCGGGGTCGCGACGTCATCCGCGGCGGCCCGGGCAACGACGTGCTCGACGGGCTCGAGGGCGCCGACCGGCTCTACGGGGGCGACGGACGTGACGAGATGAGGGGCAGGGACGGCACGGACCAGCTCTTCGGCGGGCAGGGACGGGACTCCGCCTTCGGCGGTCCCGGTCGGGACACGTGCCGCGCCGAGGTCCGTAGGTCCTGCGAGCGCTGA
- a CDS encoding calcium-binding protein codes for MRRTTSLTAAALVCLTVPGLALLGPTAASGAAETCQGRTATIVGSGHSVQGTEGPDVILTNGARSVYAQGGNDLICISGPYTGKYYPVFVRSGNGNDVVDGTGSPRQEVYAFLAAGVDTFLGGDASDSVELDYPDAASGVDTVDGGGGSDSIRIQTGPGDAVVDNEVGRFTSAGEVRTTWADVEGFGIQQSAGSQRLTFVGTDADESVGWSSSDAATVDVTLGRGDDHWSSSTPPTPSSRLFGGPGRDSIYLASEEAGIDLDLPVGTMGVDAAAPYVVTAADFEDADLFAPSVTVRGTDGPNDIGLTACTGVVRLGGGDDSVRRQYDSSFETDIRCAETLTANGGSGDDKLSGTRGDDRLTGGSGKDVLKGGFGEDRLVGGRGHDRLVGQADADVLLGGRGRDTADGGTGRDRCKAERKQCCEG; via the coding sequence ATGAGGCGTACGACCTCCCTGACGGCCGCAGCACTCGTCTGCCTCACCGTCCCGGGCCTGGCGCTGCTCGGCCCGACCGCGGCCAGCGGTGCCGCCGAGACCTGCCAGGGCCGGACCGCGACGATCGTCGGGTCCGGGCACAGCGTCCAGGGCACCGAGGGCCCGGACGTGATCCTCACCAACGGCGCCCGGTCGGTCTACGCCCAGGGCGGCAACGACCTCATCTGCATCTCCGGCCCCTACACCGGGAAGTACTACCCCGTCTTCGTGCGCTCCGGCAACGGCAACGACGTCGTCGACGGGACGGGCTCACCGCGTCAGGAGGTCTACGCCTTCCTCGCCGCTGGTGTGGACACCTTCCTCGGCGGCGACGCCAGCGACTCCGTCGAGCTCGACTACCCCGACGCCGCGAGCGGCGTCGACACCGTCGACGGCGGGGGCGGCTCCGACTCGATCCGGATCCAGACCGGCCCCGGCGACGCGGTCGTCGACAACGAGGTCGGGCGCTTCACCTCCGCCGGCGAGGTGCGCACCACGTGGGCGGACGTCGAGGGGTTCGGGATCCAGCAGTCCGCGGGGTCGCAGCGCCTGACCTTCGTCGGCACGGACGCCGACGAGTCCGTGGGCTGGTCGTCGTCGGACGCCGCCACCGTCGACGTCACCCTGGGCCGCGGTGACGACCACTGGTCCAGCTCGACTCCGCCGACCCCGTCGAGCCGCCTCTTCGGCGGCCCGGGTCGCGACAGCATCTACCTGGCCTCCGAGGAGGCCGGCATCGACCTCGACCTGCCTGTCGGCACGATGGGCGTCGATGCTGCTGCGCCCTACGTCGTGACGGCCGCGGACTTCGAGGACGCCGACCTCTTCGCCCCCAGCGTCACCGTGCGCGGCACGGACGGCCCCAACGACATCGGCCTCACCGCCTGCACCGGGGTGGTGCGCCTCGGTGGCGGCGACGACTCGGTGCGCCGGCAGTACGACTCGAGCTTCGAGACCGACATCCGCTGCGCGGAGACCCTCACCGCCAACGGCGGCTCCGGTGACGACAAGCTCTCCGGCACCCGGGGTGACGACAGGCTCACGGGTGGCTCCGGCAAGGACGTCCTGAAGGGCGGGTTCGGCGAGGACCGGCTCGTCGGTGGCCGCGGGCACGACCGGCTGGTCGGACAGGCCGACGCCGACGTGCTCCTCGGCGGCAGAGGGCGCGACACCGCCGACGGCGGCACCGGGCGCGACCGCTGCAAGGCCGAGCGCAAGCAGTGCTGCGAGGGCTGA
- a CDS encoding calcium-binding protein, whose translation MRRTTPLTTAALLGLALLTPATAAVAAGETCRGEAATIVGTGPTVTGTEGRDVIVTAAAGVVDALGGDDLICVTGPGGSSNLLSVVAGAGDDVVDTTAAPANFYVTTVLGAGADTFAGGPASDTVYTGERASTGGGGYTFGADTEKDTVDTGEGNDTAWTGAAGTPNRDVVRLGVGTDLLYLGAANATSEAVLDGGEGLDGLRLTGGSGDLTLDMARGTFTSPQGTAAFTAFESTSLEVGTGTVTYRGTEGDDDVTLRPTDGVPALDVTTGGGDDDVTLEPATAIGTGSRIDTGAGADNLVAATETGRLALDLATQRLGVGGVDAVAVGLEDAFLMAPEVVMNGDDGDNELRWNGCDATLRGGLGDDSLRWQFDYVFETYTFDCDGEVSMNGGDGRDSLRGSGADDQLIGGRGHDTIEGRGGDDRIRGSRGNDEVDGGNGRDKVSGGAGNDVLKGRSADDVLIGGPGRDRVDGSNGRDRCVAERKTRCER comes from the coding sequence ATGCGACGTACGACGCCACTGACCACCGCCGCGCTGCTGGGCCTGGCCCTGCTCACGCCGGCGACCGCGGCCGTCGCCGCGGGCGAGACCTGCCGCGGCGAGGCCGCCACGATCGTCGGGACCGGACCCACCGTGACGGGCACCGAGGGACGCGACGTGATCGTGACCGCAGCAGCCGGCGTGGTCGACGCGCTCGGCGGTGACGACCTGATCTGCGTGACCGGCCCGGGCGGCAGCTCCAACCTGCTGTCGGTGGTCGCCGGTGCGGGCGACGACGTGGTCGACACGACCGCGGCCCCGGCCAACTTCTACGTCACCACCGTCCTCGGTGCCGGCGCCGACACGTTCGCCGGCGGCCCGGCCTCCGACACGGTGTACACCGGCGAGAGGGCGAGCACCGGCGGTGGCGGCTACACCTTCGGCGCCGACACCGAGAAGGACACGGTCGACACCGGCGAGGGCAACGACACCGCCTGGACCGGCGCCGCCGGCACCCCGAACCGCGACGTGGTCCGCCTCGGCGTCGGCACCGACCTGCTCTACCTCGGCGCCGCCAACGCCACGTCCGAGGCGGTCCTCGACGGCGGCGAGGGCCTGGACGGCCTCCGCCTCACCGGAGGATCGGGCGACCTCACCCTCGACATGGCACGCGGCACCTTCACCTCGCCGCAGGGCACGGCCGCCTTCACGGCCTTCGAGTCCACCAGCCTCGAGGTCGGGACCGGCACGGTCACCTACCGCGGCACCGAGGGTGACGACGACGTGACCCTGCGGCCCACCGACGGCGTGCCCGCGCTGGACGTCACCACGGGCGGCGGTGACGACGACGTCACCCTCGAGCCCGCCACGGCCATCGGGACCGGCAGCCGCATCGACACCGGCGCGGGCGCCGACAACCTCGTCGCCGCGACCGAGACCGGGCGCCTCGCGCTCGACCTGGCGACGCAGCGCTTGGGCGTCGGTGGTGTCGACGCGGTCGCCGTCGGCCTGGAGGACGCCTTCCTGATGGCGCCCGAGGTCGTGATGAACGGCGACGACGGCGACAACGAGCTCAGGTGGAACGGCTGCGACGCGACGCTGCGCGGCGGCCTGGGCGACGACTCCCTGCGGTGGCAGTTCGACTACGTCTTCGAGACCTACACGTTCGACTGCGACGGCGAGGTCTCGATGAACGGCGGGGACGGGCGGGACAGCCTGCGCGGCTCCGGCGCCGACGACCAGCTCATCGGCGGTCGCGGGCACGACACCATCGAGGGACGCGGCGGCGACGACCGGATCCGCGGCAGCCGCGGCAACGACGAGGTCGACGGCGGCAACGGCCGCGACAAGGTGAGCGGCGGCGCCGGCAACGACGTGCTCAAGGGCCGCTCGGCCGACGACGTGCTGATCGGCGGGCCCGGGCGCGACCGGGTCGACGGCAGCAACGGGCGCGACCGCTGCGTCGCCGAGCGGAAGACGCGGTGCGAGCGATGA
- a CDS encoding class I SAM-dependent methyltransferase — protein sequence MSDEVPESPATVDRARSFGPVAEAYDRGRPGYPAEAAAWLAGGEAKVVLELAAGTGKLTRQLVDQGHAVFATEPDEAMLEVLRERVPEVSAKVATAEEIPANDRSVDVVVVAQAFHWFDHEVALPEIARVLKPGGHVALVWNSRDERIPWVRRMGAILGRQDLDTSSAEHLVHSDLFGFMEETTFKHWQEIDRESILDMARSRSSFAVMDEAERERHLAEVLAFYDDFGRGMDGMRVPYVTRCYRAVVVDRDEPPSHTDGDGPDDERPDGPVVSDGTDTDMLLIDFR from the coding sequence ATGAGCGACGAAGTCCCTGAGTCCCCCGCCACCGTCGACCGCGCGCGGTCCTTCGGCCCCGTCGCCGAGGCCTACGACCGGGGTCGTCCGGGCTACCCCGCCGAGGCGGCCGCGTGGCTCGCCGGCGGGGAGGCCAAGGTCGTGCTCGAGCTCGCCGCGGGCACCGGCAAGCTGACCCGCCAGCTCGTCGACCAGGGCCACGCCGTCTTCGCCACCGAGCCCGACGAGGCGATGCTGGAGGTGCTGCGCGAGCGGGTTCCGGAGGTGAGCGCCAAGGTCGCGACCGCCGAGGAGATCCCGGCCAACGACCGCTCCGTCGACGTGGTGGTGGTCGCGCAGGCGTTCCACTGGTTCGACCACGAGGTGGCGCTGCCCGAGATCGCCCGGGTGCTCAAGCCGGGCGGCCACGTCGCACTGGTGTGGAACAGCCGCGACGAGCGGATCCCGTGGGTGCGGCGGATGGGGGCCATCCTCGGGCGCCAGGACCTCGACACGTCGTCGGCCGAGCACCTCGTGCACAGCGACCTCTTCGGCTTCATGGAGGAGACGACCTTCAAGCACTGGCAGGAGATCGACCGGGAGTCGATCCTCGACATGGCCCGCTCGCGCTCGAGCTTCGCGGTGATGGACGAGGCGGAGCGCGAGCGCCACCTCGCCGAGGTGCTGGCCTTCTACGACGACTTCGGCCGCGGCATGGACGGCATGCGGGTCCCCTACGTCACCCGCTGCTACCGCGCGGTGGTCGTGGACCGCGACGAGCCGCCGAGCCACACCGACGGCGACGGGCCAGACGACGAGCGGCCCGACGGTCCCGTCGTCAGCGACGGGACCGACACCGACATGCTGCTCATCGACTTCCGCTGA
- a CDS encoding oxidoreductase, translating into MTDPLAWLTDLEGVRSAYAGTRDGIDVMLRDRGLRRTSPELTAESLLRGAHASAVLEGSSSSLEEVRAGETDEIAADAVRLSTSMLGLAPLLKTAPLQAIARLHTVVASSSLSADELGRPRDAASADRLRGVAELLLSDTDAPALLVAAIAHADVATAAPFASHNGIVARALERLVLVSRGVDAKSLVVPEAGHLAQRAAYESNLRAYSDGGPRGVHAWALYGAEAFSAGAEASPLRG; encoded by the coding sequence ATGACCGACCCGCTCGCCTGGCTCACCGACCTCGAAGGGGTCCGCTCCGCCTACGCCGGCACCCGCGACGGGATCGACGTGATGCTGCGCGACCGCGGCCTGCGGCGCACGTCGCCGGAGCTGACCGCCGAGTCGCTGCTGCGCGGCGCCCACGCGAGCGCCGTGCTCGAGGGCTCGTCCTCGAGCCTGGAGGAGGTCCGCGCGGGGGAGACCGACGAGATCGCCGCCGACGCCGTACGCCTCTCCACCTCCATGCTGGGGCTGGCGCCGCTGCTCAAGACCGCGCCGCTGCAGGCGATCGCGCGCCTGCACACCGTCGTGGCGTCCTCGTCGCTGTCCGCCGACGAGCTCGGCCGCCCGCGCGACGCGGCCTCGGCCGACCGGCTGCGCGGGGTCGCGGAGCTGCTCCTGTCGGACACCGACGCCCCCGCGCTCCTGGTGGCCGCGATCGCGCACGCCGACGTCGCCACCGCCGCGCCCTTCGCCTCCCACAACGGGATCGTCGCCCGCGCCCTCGAGCGCCTGGTGCTGGTCTCGCGCGGCGTCGACGCCAAGTCGCTGGTCGTGCCCGAGGCCGGGCACCTGGCCCAGCGCGCGGCGTACGAGTCGAACCTGCGCGCCTACAGCGACGGCGGGCCGCGCGGCGTGCACGCGTGGGCGCTCTACGGGGCGGAGGCGTTCTCCGCGGGCGCCGAGGCGTCGCCGCTGCGGGGCTGA
- a CDS encoding HAD-IB family hydrolase: MTRPTAAFFDLDKTIIAKSSTLAFSREFQAGGLISRRAMLRSAYAQFVFFTGGADHDQMDKMRLFMSQLCAGWDVATVREIVHDTLNNIVEPLVYAEAVRLMEEHRAEGRDIVIVSASGAEVVEPIGQMLGADRVIATRMEIVEGKYTGNIDYYAYAEEKARAIEHLSATVGYDLDECYAYSDSVTDVHMLEVVGHPFVVNPDRELRRTAVAREWPVLSFVRPVALRSRVPLPPARPTLAALAVGGAMAAGGVMWANRRRRPT, translated from the coding sequence ATGACCCGCCCCACCGCGGCCTTCTTCGACCTCGACAAGACGATCATCGCCAAGTCGAGCACGTTGGCCTTCAGCCGCGAGTTCCAGGCGGGCGGCCTCATCTCCCGGCGCGCGATGCTGCGCTCGGCCTACGCCCAGTTCGTCTTCTTCACCGGCGGCGCCGACCACGACCAGATGGACAAGATGCGGCTGTTCATGTCGCAGCTGTGCGCCGGCTGGGACGTGGCCACGGTCCGCGAGATCGTCCACGACACGCTCAACAACATCGTCGAGCCCCTCGTCTACGCCGAAGCCGTGCGGCTGATGGAGGAGCACCGCGCGGAGGGTCGCGACATCGTCATCGTCTCCGCCTCGGGTGCCGAGGTGGTCGAGCCGATCGGCCAGATGCTCGGCGCCGACCGCGTGATCGCCACCCGGATGGAGATCGTCGAGGGGAAGTACACCGGCAACATCGACTACTACGCCTACGCCGAGGAGAAGGCGCGCGCGATCGAGCACCTCTCCGCCACCGTCGGCTACGACCTCGACGAGTGCTACGCCTACAGCGACTCGGTGACCGACGTGCACATGCTCGAGGTGGTGGGGCACCCGTTCGTGGTCAACCCGGACCGGGAGCTGCGGCGGACGGCCGTCGCCCGCGAGTGGCCGGTGCTGAGCTTCGTGCGCCCGGTCGCGCTGCGCTCGCGGGTGCCGCTCCCGCCGGCGCGCCCCACCCTCGCGGCCCTCGCGGTGGGCGGCGCGATGGCCGCGGGTGGCGTGATGTGGGCCAATCGCCGCCGCCGGCCCACCTGA